One Myripristis murdjan chromosome 17, fMyrMur1.1, whole genome shotgun sequence DNA segment encodes these proteins:
- the LOC115374722 gene encoding anoctamin-8-like has protein sequence MQAAGTGAADTDATVNSSSSTPDVDDGDRAAERMERTVPTEEDRTSSPQQISSPPSGVLDKLFGKRLLQARHYIMSRKSWLKMVPTDNCDILMTFPDTIDDHTLLWLLNQIRVGIPQVTIQVRQHKHTQGHAFFITTTFENLLQGAEQMGMHKAVKPQFGGGTRRFSCEEDNIYENIESELCFFTSQERQSIIKYWLDNLRAKQGEVLHNIHFLEGQPIIPELVARGVIHQMFPLHEQRILSQLMTSWVQAVCERQPLDDICDYFGVKIAMYFAWLGFYTNSMLYPAVIGFLLWILAEADQTSQDICCVVFALFNVVWATLFLERWKRREAELAYKWGTLDTPAESLEEPRPQFRGVKRCSPITGCEEFYYPPWKRAMFRWLVSLPICLLCLCFVFLAMLLCLELQEVVMEIQELPGITRFIPKIVLAITVTICDEVYKKIAYWLNDMENYRLQSAYENNLIIKMVFFEFINSYLSLFYIGFYLKDMERLKEMLATLLIFRQFLQNIKEVLQPYLYEQNKLGVFTPRVLWELLQAIVLKYGRLALGKAQASMTAYSLLGPKGLPVSHPANGNPEPKKRGDLKAGFRLTEEEWDMNDSTLRQRKVSFTEKVDYQDVTTDTQAVDDSFLEDSPTLVEEGMDPSSIFDSCDDDSDCETLAQETKENTTVSPPNEYDSVCQRRKSAGEGKEDKRSWMDPPEEPKTVTLTQAEIESCMQTYEDTLQDYQEMFIQFGYVVLFSSAFPLAAMCALINNIIEIRSDALKLCTGLQRPFGQRVESIGQWQTAMEAMGLIAIIVNCYLIGQCGQLQRLFPWLSPEMTIISIVLLEHFAILLKYIIHVAIPDIPGWVAEEMAKLEYRRREAFKKHERQAQQHFQQQLRRRREEEELQRQAELQAEARQESEYHKADTQHQHHHDKTPGAKPGDKPKRPSSLLGNNNVMKLKQIIPLQGKFSSGTSRSPAQSPTGGEAKLPGFLNFKFLKSPEVKKEPAVAVGATPGSTVTSSAAPGGQERSQSPNRTFSPGKLFSFSKSEGTVVCANGTQPSRQSDPSSQASNTQPNRADLNTTPEELPSSELDKGETRQSPDLDNSGSKS, from the exons ATAAATTGTTTGGGAAACGCCTTCTGCAGGCCAGACACTACATTATGTCTCGTAAGTCCTGGCTGAAGATGGTGCCCACCGACAACTGTGATATCCTGATGACATTCCCAG ATACGATAGATGATCACACGTTGCTATGGCTCCTGAATCAGATCCGTGTTGGAATCCCACAAGTCACCATTCAGGTTCgacagcataaacacacacaggggcacGCCTTCTTCATCACCACGACTTTTGAGAA CTTACTGCAGGGAGCAGAACAGATGGGCATGCACAAAGCTGTCAAACCACAGTTTGGTGGTGGGACGCGTCGGTTTTCCTGTGAGGAGGACAACATCTATGAGAACATAGAGAGCGAGCTCTGCTTTTTCACCTCACAG GAGCGTCAGAGCATCATCAAGTACTGGCTGGACAACTTGCGAGCCAAGCAGGGGGAGGTGCTTCACAACATTCACTTCCTGGAGGGACAGCCAATCA TACCAGAGCTGGTGGCCAGAGGAGTGATCCATCAGATGTTTCCTCTCCATGAGCAGAGGATCCTCAGTCAGCTGATGACATCTTGGGTCCAGGCTGTCTGTGAGAGGCAGCCTCTGG ATGATATCTGCGACTACTTTGGAGTCAAGATCGCCATGTATTTTGCCTGGCTGGGTTTCTACACCAACTCCATGCTTTATCCTGCTGTCATTGGCTTTCTCCTTTGGATACTAGCAGAGGCTGACCAG ACCAGTCAGGATATCTGCTGTGTGGTGTTTGCCCTCTTCAATGTTGTGTGGGCAACGCTGTTTCTGGAGCGCTGGAAAAGACGGGAGGCGGAGCTGGCCTACAAGTGGGGCACCCTGGACACCCCCGCTGAGTCTTTGGAGGAGCCCAGGCCACAGTTCAGG GGAGTGAAGCGATGCAGTCCCATAACGGGCTGTGAGGAGTTCTACTACCCTCCCTGGAAGAGGGCTATGTTCAGATGGTTGGTCAGCCTGCccatctgtctcctctgtctctgttttgtcttcctgGCTATGCTCCTCTGTCTGGAACTGCAG GAAGTGGTGATGGAGATCCAGGAGCTACCTGGCATTACAAGATTTATTCCTAAGATAGTTTTGGCCATTACTGTGACCATATGTGATGAAGTGTACAAGAAGATTGCCTACTGGCTCAATGACATGG AGAACTACAGACTTCAGAGTGCCTATGAGAATAATCTCATCATCAAGATGGTTTTT TTTGAATTCATCAATTCTTACCTTAGCCTTTTCTACATTGGATTCTACCTCAAGGACATGGAGCGACTAAAGGAG ATGCTAGCCACTCTACTGATCTTCCGCCAGTTCCTGCAAAACATCAAAGAGGTCCTCCAGCCTTATCTGTATGAGCAAAACAAGCTGGGTGTCTTCACCCCCAGGGTGCTGTGGGAACTGCTCCAAGCCATCGTGCTCAAATATGGCCGCCTAGCTCTAGGAAAGGCTCAAGCCTCAATGACAGCCTATTCTCTCTTGGGGCCCAAGGGTCTCCCTGTCAGTCACCCTGCTAATGGCAACCCAGAGCCAAAGAAGAGAGGGGATCTGAAGGCTGGATTTAGGCTGACCGAGGAAGAGTGGGACATGAATGACAGTACACTGCGGCAACGGAAAGTCAGCTTCACTGAGAAGGTCGACTACCAGGAtgtcaccacagacacacaggcagtggATGACAGCTTCCTTGAGGACAGTCCCACGCTGGTAGAGGAGGGGATGGACCCATCCAGTATTTTCGACAGCTGTGACGATGACAGCGATTGTGAAACACTGGCTCAA GAGACCAAGGAGAATACCACTGTGTCCCCTCCGAATGAATATGACTCTGTGTGTCAGAGAAGAAAGAGTGCAGGTGAGGGGAAAGAGGACAAGAGGTCATGGATGGATCCACCAGAGGAACCCAAGACTGTCACTCTGACCCAGGCAGAGATTGAGAGTTGCATGCAGACATATGAG GACACACTTCAGGACTACCAGGAGATGTTCATCCAATTTGGCTACGTGGTGCTTTTCtcctctgcgttccctctggCGGCCATGTGTGCTCTTATCAACAATATCATCGAAATCCGCAGCGATGCCCTGAAGCTCTGCACTGGCCTGCAGAGGCCCTTTGGACAGAGGGTAGAGAGCATTGGACAGTGGCAG ACTGCGATGGAAGCCATGGGCCTGATAGCCATCATAGTTAACTGTTACCTGATTGGTCAGTGTGGCCAGCTGCAGCGGCTTTTCCCCTGGTTAAGTCCTGAGATGACTATCATCTCCATCGTCTTGCTGGAG CACTTTGCAATCCTCCTAAAGTACATCATCCATGTTGCCATTCCTGATATCCCTGGCTGGGTAGCAGAGGAGATGGCCAAGCTAGAGTACCGACGAAGGGAAGCTTTCAAG AAGCACGAGAGGCAAGCACAGCAGCacttccagcagcagctgaggcGCCGTCGCGAAGAGGAGGAGCTTCAGCGTCAGGCTGAGCTGCAGGCCGAAGCTCGCCAGGAGAGCGAGTACCACAAGGCGGATacccagcaccagcaccaccatGACAAAACACCGGGTGCCAAGCCAGGGGACAAACCCAAAAGACCCAGCTCTCTGCTGGGCAACAACAATGTGATGAAGCTAAAGCAGATCATCCCCCTCCAGGGGAAATTCTCTTCGGGCACATCGCGCTCTCCCGCTCAGTCCCCAACAGGAGGCGAGGCGAAACTTCCTGGATTTCTTAATTTTAAGTTCCTGAAGTCGCCTGAAGTGAAAAAGGAGCCGGCAGTGGCGGTTGGAGCGACCCCAGGGTCAACAGTGACTTCCTCTGCTGCCCCCGGTGGCCAGGAGAGGTCACAGTCCCCCAACAGGACATTCAGTCCTGGGAAGCTGTTCAGTTTCAGCAAGTCAGAGGGGACTGTGGTTTGTGCAAATGGAACACAGCCATCCAGACAGAGCGATCCTTCCTCGCAGGCGTCCAACACCCAGCCCAACAGAGCTGACCTGAACACAACCCCCGAGGAATTACCCTCCAGCGAGTTGGACAAGGGAGAAACAAGACAATCACCTGATTTAGATAACTCTGGCTCTAAGAGTTAA